The following proteins come from a genomic window of Streptomyces sp. GS7:
- a CDS encoding sugar-binding transcriptional regulator translates to MGPAELVQAAAMARRFYLEGKSKIQIAEEFGVSRFKVARVLETALERDLVRIEIRVPSELDAERSDALRARYGLRHAVVVESPADASEDAADPENLGEVAADLLGELVAEGDVLGLAWGRSTIHMAAALHRLPPCTVVQLTGVYDAGTADRGSVEAVRRAADVSGGEAHPIYAPMLLPDSATAAALRGQTGIARAFEYFDKVTVACVSIGSWEPGVSTVYDMLSEEEREHYASLGAAAEMSAHLFDAEGRRIGRDLGERCITVEADRLRRIPEVVAIAGGRRKAAAIGAVLRSGLVTSLVTDTAAADHLLLETGPGPRPALDRADPDGR, encoded by the coding sequence ATGGGCCCCGCCGAGCTGGTGCAGGCCGCGGCGATGGCCCGCCGCTTCTATCTTGAGGGCAAGTCCAAGATCCAGATCGCGGAGGAGTTCGGCGTCAGCCGGTTCAAGGTCGCCCGCGTACTGGAGACGGCCCTGGAGCGCGATCTCGTACGGATCGAGATCCGGGTGCCCTCCGAACTGGACGCGGAGCGCTCCGACGCCCTGCGGGCCCGCTACGGCCTGCGGCACGCGGTCGTCGTCGAATCGCCCGCGGACGCCTCGGAGGACGCCGCCGACCCCGAGAACCTCGGTGAGGTCGCGGCCGACCTGCTCGGCGAACTGGTCGCCGAGGGCGACGTCCTGGGGCTCGCCTGGGGGCGCTCGACCATCCACATGGCGGCCGCGCTGCACCGGCTCCCGCCGTGCACGGTCGTCCAGTTGACCGGTGTGTACGACGCCGGCACCGCCGACCGCGGCTCGGTCGAGGCGGTGCGCCGCGCGGCCGACGTCTCCGGCGGCGAGGCGCACCCGATCTACGCGCCGATGCTGCTGCCCGACTCGGCGACCGCCGCCGCGCTGCGCGGCCAGACGGGTATCGCCCGGGCCTTCGAGTACTTCGACAAGGTCACCGTCGCCTGCGTCTCCATCGGCTCATGGGAGCCGGGCGTCTCGACCGTCTACGACATGCTGTCGGAGGAGGAGCGGGAGCACTACGCCTCGCTGGGTGCCGCCGCCGAGATGTCCGCGCACCTCTTCGACGCCGAGGGCCGGCGCATCGGCCGCGATCTGGGCGAGCGGTGCATCACGGTCGAGGCGGACCGGCTGCGCCGCATCCCCGAGGTCGTGGCGATCGCCGGCGGCCGGCGCAAGGCCGCGGCGATCGGCGCGGTGCTGCGCTCCGGGCTGGTCACCAGCCTGGTGACGGACACCGCCGCCGCCGACCACCTCCTCCTGGAGACCGGCCCCGGGCCGCGGCCCGCCCTGGACCGGGCGGACCCGGACGGCAGGTGA
- the rpe gene encoding ribulose-phosphate 3-epimerase produces the protein MALINPSILSADFARLAEEAKAVEGADWLHVDVMDNHFVPNLTLGVPIVESLSKATDTPLDLHLMIEDPDRWAPQYIEAGAGSVTFHAEAAAAPVRLAREIRAKGARASMALKPATPIEPYEDLLPELDMLLIMTVEPGFGGQAFLDIMLPKIRRTRELISRHGLQLWLQVDGGVSASTIERCAEAGADVFVAGSAVYGADDPAKAVRDLREKAEAATAASWGCAH, from the coding sequence ATGGCCTTGATCAACCCCAGCATCCTGTCCGCCGACTTCGCCCGCCTCGCCGAAGAGGCGAAGGCCGTCGAGGGCGCCGACTGGCTCCACGTCGACGTCATGGACAACCACTTCGTCCCCAACCTCACGCTCGGCGTGCCGATCGTCGAGTCGCTGAGCAAGGCGACGGACACCCCCCTCGACCTGCACCTGATGATCGAGGACCCGGACCGCTGGGCGCCGCAGTACATCGAGGCCGGGGCCGGTTCCGTCACCTTCCACGCGGAGGCCGCCGCCGCGCCGGTGCGCCTGGCGCGGGAGATCCGGGCCAAGGGCGCGCGGGCGTCGATGGCGCTCAAGCCGGCCACCCCGATCGAGCCGTACGAGGACCTGCTCCCCGAGCTGGACATGCTGCTGATCATGACCGTGGAGCCCGGCTTCGGCGGCCAGGCGTTCCTGGACATCATGCTGCCGAAGATCCGCCGCACCCGTGAGCTGATCTCCCGGCACGGCCTCCAGCTGTGGCTCCAGGTGGACGGCGGGGTCTCCGCTTCCACCATCGAGCGGTGCGCGGAGGCGGGCGCCGACGTGTTCGTGGCGGGCTCGGCGGTGTACGGCGCCGACGACCCGGCCAAGGCGGTCCGCGACCTGCGGGAGAAGGCCGAGGCGGCGACGGCCGCGAGCTGGGGCTGCGCGCACTGA
- a CDS encoding ribonuclease domain-containing protein translates to MLIHSAPRRAAAVVGALLAALLLVLTGCSTGGGGKGSSSASHRPAATNTAGTGASGTSGAPGWAKGMPTVQAGRLPAEAQHTLKLIDAGGPFPYPKDGTVFGNYERQLPKEPRGYYHEYTVSTPGARDRGARRLITGKSHETFYTDDHYRTFKAVLR, encoded by the coding sequence ATGCTGATCCACTCCGCCCCGCGGCGGGCCGCCGCCGTCGTCGGCGCACTGCTCGCCGCCCTGCTTCTCGTTCTCACCGGCTGCTCCACCGGCGGTGGCGGCAAAGGGAGTTCGTCCGCCTCGCACCGGCCGGCCGCCACGAACACGGCGGGCACCGGGGCGTCCGGCACCTCCGGCGCGCCGGGCTGGGCGAAGGGGATGCCGACCGTCCAGGCCGGCCGGCTTCCCGCGGAGGCGCAGCACACCCTGAAGCTCATCGACGCGGGCGGGCCGTTCCCGTATCCGAAGGACGGCACCGTCTTCGGCAACTACGAGCGGCAGCTGCCGAAGGAGCCGCGCGGTTACTACCACGAGTACACGGTCTCCACGCCGGGCGCCCGGGACCGCGGCGCGCGCCGTCTGATCACCGGCAAGAGCCACGAGACGTTCTACACCGACGACCACTACCGGACCTTCAAGGCGGTGCTCCGATGA